The following nucleotide sequence is from Oncorhynchus clarkii lewisi isolate Uvic-CL-2024 chromosome 6, UVic_Ocla_1.0, whole genome shotgun sequence.
TTAGATTATAATTCATTACTTTCCCCCCCTATGGGAACAGCACTGTCTTTTGTTTTTACTCACATGTATTTCCCATAGGGGCATGCTGAACACGGTCTCTTTCTGGTTCACAGAATGGCCACAGTTTCTCACAAGGACTGAGGTGTCAATAAAGCACACAGAACCCTTTTCCTAACCAAGAAGAAAAAGTCTCATCATTATAGCTCATCATTAACAGCCCTGCTTTGCATATTCAAACACCAGCAGTGTTTACTCTTTAGGTTTCACTCATTGTATGAATAACCAGGATATGATGTACGCATGTTTCTGTACATTCATTCATGTACAATGCCGTTTGGTGAACAAAGAGGCCAGGCAGTTGAAAATGTCTCCAACAGGATTATCCTGTGAGGTTGAGATCTGTTGAGAGTTCCATGGAAACTGGGATGTGTTCCAGATGGATGAGCCTTTAATGGCAGGGCCTTTCCCCTGTGGAGGGAGGCAGAGCAGAGCTGGAGAAACGGCAGCAGCAGCTGTCTCCAGGAGAAGTGGGCAGGTTACAAACAGGTGTCTCAGAGGCCAAGCCAATCCCTCTGCCTGCTGCAAGGTAACATATAGACATGAGGGTTGGTAATACACCATAGTACCAGTGAATGATGTGTATGTGCAGTAAATCAACAAAGTACAACACGCTCTTAAATAAAAACGTATATTTGCTCATTAAAGGCCCAACATCTGACAGTGGTGGTTGTGATTAATCTCTTTTAATGACAAAAATAAGTCACATTAAAGAGGATTTGCCTTtgacatttaaattacaggtgtCCAAAGCAAATATGACATATTTAATATAATGTCACCAATAAtgaaacaaaagacaaaacaatatGCATTTAAATTAAGATGGTACACAAGCATTATAAATATAAATGTGCAAGGCCTTCTCCCAAAGTCTTAAGCATGATACAAAATATATTGAACATTATGTTCCAATGGCATCTAGACTTAAATAAACAATGTTTACTAGCACTACAAGCCAATAACATTATAGAAGCCAGTTACAATGCTAGGATGGCCCTCCATGCTTCAACATATATATGCCCTTTTTTAATAGAAATGTTTTGCATTTGCTACCGACAGCTTTCTTGGTTGACAAGGTGATGAATCCTATACCATAtcatctaatatatatatatatatatatatatatatatatatatatatatatatatatatataatatctgaTTAAAAGATAAATATTCAGATGTCCTACCCCCTCCAATTCCATAAGCTTACTCTAAAGATAAGTTGGTTCCAACATTTCCTCTTGAGCAGACCAGGTGCCTGCTTCTCAATGTTCCCCAACATCTCCATTTTCCCAAGGCTTTGACCAATCGGGCAGGGAGTTCATGGGTCAGAGTTCATACCCTGTTAGACACACTGTGGTGGTCATCCATGGGTTTCTCCACAGTAACAATCTTAGGTTTCACATGTCAATCCCTCAAAGCAACCATCTGGTCTGTCTATAAGATCAGTCTTTGGCCCAGGATCTTTCGGTTGATCTCGGCCAATGCCACCGAAAACACAAATGCTTTCTCATCTGAGAGGTTGGCATAGATATCAACTTCTTTCTCAATTTTTTctggtaaaaaaaacacaaaagaaAATGAATTAACAACATCCCCTGGTTAATAGAGAAAACCCATTGAGAAACATACATAATTTGCATGTGACAACAATAACCTTGGGCAATATATTAACATAATTTCTGTCTTCCACACAGGAGGAACCTGCATAATGATATTTCTCCTTATAGATCAGCTGCTAAAGCACAGGCAGAGTCAGGGACACCATGATTTATTcatgggtgagaggagagagcaacCCTCTCTGTAAATCATTCATCCAAACACAAATCCCCCAGCTCTGTCCCAATACTGCACTAATCACCAGCCTTATCTCCTGTGACTGGAAAATACTGAAATATGACTAAAAGAGTCAACACAAAACAATGAGGAATAACAAAGCTTAGAAAGTATCTTGGAAACGCTTAGTATATCATAACTGCACCATTGTCATTGAGTGTCACTTTTTATTATTGtttacctttctcctcctcctgcttcttCAGCCCAACTGTCTTTGGCCTGCCCCGCCCTCTCCGGATCTGATCCGATTGGCTGTTGGAGCGGCATCGCCTTCTGTTCTCCATGTCATTGGTTGACGGAGAGTTGATCTTCTCTCTGCGAATTCTTTCAGTTCTCCTCCTCTTTGCATCCAACTTGTCTAAATAGACcagaaaaatgttttaaaattgtatgaaCACTAAAATATGCCATATGGAAATGAAAGATTAATGTAAAGTAATGAATTGCCTTCAAATATGTCAAAGTATCAAATGCATCATACATCCTAAGGACAAATCGTCTTATGCCAATGACTCCAGTTTAAATGTATGTTATGGAACATTTGTGGGAAGGCTATATGGTATTAAACATCTTAGCCTCCACATTTTCTCTCCTACCAACCCCCCTCTTCCAACAATACCGCCTTAAAATAACAACAGAATAGCTCCTCTCATATTCAACACGATTCCACCAAAAGGAAGACGCTTGCATTCCCTTTTCGGTGATTCCAATGCATATCTAGCATCCTAGGTGTGCTGTTGCCTCAAAACCACTTTTAGTCATTGAATCAGTGGAGTGTTCTTATTACCAGAGCAGGAGGTAGGCCTATATTTCACTAGGAGTTTCTGTCTAGTGGCCTTTTAAAAAGCCTTCCTCTTCAGAAATTTAAATTACCACATAGGCTGCTTCCTGAGTGGTGTAGGCAGTGAGTGTGCACCCGGGAGTATTTAGGTTTCAAAACAAGGACTGATTGAAAGGGCCAGATAAAATAGTGATACAAATGGACAAATATTTGGTGCCCAATAGAGTAATGCTTTATAACTGTGTAGCAACCCACTACTAACAATATTGTATTAACATATTATTGCATAGTTTTTTAGTAACTCTGTAATAATTGAAAAGCAATAGTATTGCtattaaattcaattgattgtttCAAAGTCTGGACTAAGcctgaaaatatattttctacATCAACCCCGTTTCTGCTATGCGAGAATACACACAACTTCAGAATCTCCCAGGAATTCTAGCCTTATCAACAGCTTGCCCAAACAAGAACACACTTCCTCTTCAGACTGACAATATTGTCATTAAATTGTGACATAATCAATAGTCTGAGAAAACTATTGCACTCCATACTATAACATAAACATCATATACATAACTTACTACTACACCTTTTCCAAGGCTAAATTCTCATAGTCAAGAACAGATGATATTTTTAAAAAGGCCACCGGAAAATAACAGTCTTATATAAATATGTTCCACTAAGGAATCATGAgcgagcaaaaaaataaatacaactacTGGCACTTTTATCCAGGAAAAAAAAGGTTCAGTGCAACCTTAGTCTTCCTAGTCAACAATAATAATGTTTTATTAGTGTCTGTTCAAAGTTACAAAGGAAGTACTAACATTTTAACCTGAAAACCTGAGAGTCTACAGAAATTACAGCGAGGAGAGGCATATGATAAACTATttaaagagaggggggaagccaAAACCCATCATTAAAAATCACAGAGCTGAAATTCAAGACCCCTTCCTCTTCAAATGGAACCAGTCTTCTCTGCCTTCAAGATACTTATTAACTACAATACCTCAAAGTTCATTCTGTATCATAAGAAACTAATGAAATTGTATCATAAAGCGAGAGAAGATGCGAGTAATTCTACTCCATAAACTGTCTAATACTAAGTGTTTAATACAACAAAGTTCAAAGGCATGTGTTAACATTCCATTCATAACTTCAGGCACTGCGAAAGCCTATACACGATGATTTCACCCCTACCcagatatttattttttaagtacTAGCCTACATTTAGCATTCCAATCACTCCATCTTTTAAAATCTAAACAGCAGTATTGTATTGGTTCTCATCCTTTAAGGTAGAAATGTGTTTATTATCAGGTAATAAAGTAGAACTAAGCTATTTAAGGTATTTCTATGGCATATTCTTCAAAAAACTGATTGAAATAATTGCTTATATGTTACTGCATTTTTAAACAGTCTGTTTGGAGGGAGATGCAAGGCTATGGGCAGACAGTAGCACATTGATGACACGCACACGGGAAAAGCCCTCATTGGAATAAAACAGTGAACTAGTATTCTGTAAACATGCTCAGATACACAGGCAGGCTTCTGTGCCCTATATCTATTTAATCCTTACACTTTCCACATTTGACAGGATCATAGCAGCATGAGCTGGCATGTAATGGGTTATATAACAATTCTGTATTCTAATTTATTTTCCTAATCACCTTTTAGAAATGGCTTAATCAAATCCTGTTGATATCTGTATTCTGAAAATGTCAAATTTCATGACAACATGATCTAACTCTACAGCTAAATGTAAGATCTAACTTTTCACAGTCAGCGATATAGGCTGCCTTATGCTACTGCAGAAGCCTACAAGAGAGAACTGAGGGAACAAGCTTTTCAGTCAGGAATAAAATATCCCATCCCCCCACTTCTTGCAGTAGGCTACTCACTCAAGCAAATAGCCATTTAAACCAgccaccactgcaccactcaaaTGTTATACTCTGATCCAACTGACAAAAAAAATCAACACCAATACATCTTAAGTGAATAACCAGGGGAGGGGGAATGTAATTGTATTAATACATGACTAAACTCAGCAAACTGTATTAATACAATTACATTCTGACTACTTTATCTTCAATCTCATGTGAATGTTTTACAGGCTCATAATAAAACAAAATACCTAAGTTAATAAACATTGTAACATTGAGTGTGTGAAGAGAACGTCAAAAGAAACTATGATTTGTAATCTCCCGAAGTATGTTAAATTACCTATTGCTGGTGGTGATCTCTCATTCAGTTTGGCATTTAGAAGCTTTCGACTAATGAATACATAGCCACAGGGACAAGACTTGCAAGCTACTGGAATCTAAAAAAGAAACAGGTTAAAACATGGTTAATATAAAATATTCCTCCAAACTGAGGCAACTTTGTTGATGAAGTCATCTATTAAGCATAGGCTACATTCCAGAAGCTATATAAACTTTAGTATTTTTTGTTAAACAAGGGCGTAGCCAGTGTTAAACCCCATTATAACTATATTGCCCAACAATTTTGAGATATTAGAGGACTGTCCTTTGTAATTCATGAAAAAGTCCTTAGCGCAATCTAGCTGAAACCCACCACATAT
It contains:
- the LOC139412157 gene encoding UPF0547 protein C16orf87 homolog, encoding MSVNKAKKVKMATKSCPECDQQIPVACKSCPCGYVFISRKLLNAKLNERSPPAIDKLDAKRRRTERIRREKINSPSTNDMENRRRCRSNSQSDQIRRGRGRPKTVGLKKQEEEKEKIEKEVDIYANLSDEKAFVFSVALAEINRKILGQRLIL